Genomic segment of Diachasmimorpha longicaudata isolate KC_UGA_2023 chromosome 14, iyDiaLong2, whole genome shotgun sequence:
CGTTGCATTCTCTGGGTCATTTAAATTTGATTCTCCCTTAATTACAGTTTGGGCACTGCCACCTTCTCGTGTTAATGCCATATCCTGAACTCCAATTTGGTTGGATTTCTTACGTCGTTTCGAGTCGTTCATTCCTTCACCAATATCATCGACCTTTGCATATCTCTTTTCACGTTTCCGTTTCGCTTCGGATTCTCTCCTGCGAATTACATTCAGAGATAGTAAGGTAGAAGGAACATTACGATTTTCAATGGTAGGAAAGTACAATAAGTGACCAGTTTGATATATTGTACACAAATGATCACGCATCATTGAATGATTGTACTTAACCAGGTTGGGTTTTTGACGAAATATGAGAGTAATTGCGAACGCAATCGCGTAGACTCCACAATCTACCAAGTTTGGTTGACTTTGAACTTTGCAAAAAGTAACAGTACTATTTTCTACGTTATAAAATGGAAACAATTTCTGCAAAAATACTTGATGATCCCGATGCAAAGTTCTCATATTTAATGAATCATAAATGTAAATCTTTCTGCAATCATAATAACAGCAAATCCAGTGGTcaatggaggaaaaaagtaTCTGAATGTGTTTTTCATTCAAGGACACAGGCTCTATTCTCGTAGGGCGTTGTATAAAAAGAGTATCTCTCAGTTCATAATCggtatattttttaacaattctgCTGAACTGTAACATGTGCTGATCAGTTAGTTTCAGTCCTTCTTGAATTTGATTCAGCAACAGCTTTGAGTCATTCCCGCTGTCCCGTTCTTGTGATTGATCGTATTTAGAACTCACGGTCAAAATAGGAGAATGATTATTGTTTAGGGTGGGCATTCCGGTTGTGGACATCtgcattttttcattcgattgtGATTCGGAGTTTTTCGCACTGTAGCTAACGCGGTTACAGTtttcatcaacaatttttgttgTATTCAAAACTCCAATACATCTTCCCGATGAATTAAGAAAAGGAgtaatttctccatttttgaAGATTCTAACAACATGTGGGCGCATTTGTTTTGAATCAAATGAAACTTCCGCTAGATCTGGCCATTGACCGTTCAGAATGCAAGTGGCGAAAGCTATTGCGAATACACCACAATCATAGGCATTTGTTTGTTTGGGAACGGGTACAAAGGAAATTCCTTTGGTTTCAAAAGGATAGAAGGGATAAagtttcttcaaaaaaatcaaccaTTTGGGATGAACTTGTTTATGTTCAGTCCAGGTAGAAtccaaaatataaatattattcgtATCGTAATAACTACAAACCCGATGATCTGAAGGATCGTTCATATTATCCATACCATAATCACCATCTCGAGAATGCAGTAATTGAATGTGACTTTTGTCAGCTGGCAGTGATTGAATTAAATCTGGAATTTGTATCTTCCAACTTTCCTGAAAAGGAAAACCATATTGCAAATTCATCAAATATCCAAAATAATCCATGTGATCATCTTTCAATCTATTAGTTTCTCCCAAAATCCACTGGTAATCAGTTTGTTCCAATGGATTCATGTTTTGTCTTAGAATAAATGAAGTAGCGGAATATTAAGCTCTCGAGACGAGTGAGGAACTGCTATGATAAGCAGAGCGATTTCTTTTATACacggaaattcaatttttaaaaaattcgtgACGGAAAACACTGCCAAAAGAAATCGAATAACTGTTGATGTTAATACAATAACAATGTTTGCTGGAATCGTGAAAGTGTTGGAAGTGAAATACTGAAATTCGTGAAAAGAAACACTGCCCAAACGAGCAGGATGACAGTTGAATTTCAAAACTGAGGTTTGTAGAATAACTGTTTTTAAAACTAGaatattaattgaaagaaGCACAATGAcaccaatgattttttatcggtTTTCTAGAGAGGAAACTGCTGGAAGAAGCAGGATGACTACTAGTGGAAGAAGACCTTTTGTTCAAGCAAAAAATGCAGTGATTATTTGCACTTGTGACATTATGAAATCGATGATTCAAACCACTGTTTAAAGAAACTGGATGACAGTTCgatcgattttcaaaactgcTGAGGCTAGCAGAGAAAGTTTATCAACCACTGAGAAAAATTTCCCCTATTTAGTGGGCAAAAAACTTTCACTATTTAAATCCACCAAAAAATAACTGCAGGAATTTGCAGGAGAAAATAACTTCCACTATTCacaatctgaaaaaaatgactgCAGAAATTTgcagaaatgaaaaaactgcTGGATATTTATTGAGAAGAAAACTTTCACTATTGAAATCTACAAAAAAATAACTGCAGAAATTTGCAGAAGAAAACTTCCACTATTCACAATCTAAAAGAGATGATGGCAAGAATTTGCAGGAATGAAAACACTGCTGGATCGTCACTGAAGCAGTGacgaaagaaaaagaagatTTGTTTTAAATAAACGATCCGTTTGAACGAATCAAGAGAAGAAAAGAAGTCAACAAAAGAGGttatgaaagagaaaaatgagagGAGAATGATTAAAGATGAAACAAAAGAATGAAAGTAGATAGTAAATAGATAGCAAATGAAACGCGAAATGAAAGAATTggaggaaataaaaagaaaacacCACGGTAACACTAAAAACACCGGAACACAATAACAACACTGGAGAAACAACACGCTGCGCAAAGAGGATCGACCAAAGTAGCGGCTCAGATCTCGGGTTCCGGTGACCCCACGTCTCGAATAGTGTGACCCCAGTAGAGGGATGGCGCTACggtcgaaaaattgaattccccaTCGATCGACTTCCATTTCACCGTAGATGAAAGGGTTAAGGGCAGCGGGAAAATTCAAAGGTGTGGCGGatgtttttatattcaatgatgaCTCCAATCCATTTAGCAATACACTAACCTttgtttatctttttttatttttttttcacataagAAATGAATTTCCAATAAGTTTCCCAAACGTTTTTGAGTacatttcgatattttttgtaatgttcgtttaattttataaattaaaagtGAACACAATTTTTCTAGACAGTAAAAATCCTTTCCCAAATACTCCGGAACGATTTCCTAACGATAACCATTGATTGCAATCACAtacaactgatttttttttcatctgccaACTATACGGACTTTccgaaattaattcattaaaaatcagaggaattttcccgaatagtaaaaatgttttccctaATATCCCTGAACGATTTCCTAACGACTGATATTATTcaacattaataattattttttatctgccAACTAAACACATTTTCcaaatgtaattaattaaaaatgaaaaaaaaaaattctaaataaagaaaatgtttttcctaACATCCCCGAACGATTTCCTAACGATTGCAATCAATcaacattaataattaattttccatttgccAAGTATACGGCCAAAGAGGAtcgaccaaagtagaggctcagatCGCGGGTTTCGGTGACCCCACGCCTCGAATAGTATGAGCCCAGCAGAGTGATGGCGCCACCGTGAGATTTGACGTTTCAGTGGGCGGCCTGTGTCGGTAATCCGGCAGTAGTCGTCCCTCTGCCACTGGCTgccactaaaaaaaaatcgccgtACTTATTGTAATTaagattaagggatgaaagGGAGACTGATCGACagggaattaaattctccatcGATGGATCTCCATATCATCCCTTAAtctttgagagaaaaaaattaagaccGCCTCGGAAGTCACGGCGCTGTGACTTTCGGCGGTTCGCGCAGGTTAAAAACAATCGCCGTACTTACTGTAATTAAGATTAAGGGATAAGACGGGGACTCAGATCAGAGACGGAGAATTGAATTGTCTATCGATCGACCTCCCTTTCATCCCTTACTCTTCAAgtgaaaaacatgaaaaccGCGTCAGAAGTCACGGGGCATTGAAATGGAAATGGAGGTCGGTCGATGGAGAATTGAATCCTCCGTCGATCAGTGCCCCTTTTATCCCTGAATCTTAATTACAGTAAatactgcaatttttttcaacctgCGTGAACCGCCGAAAGTCACAGCGCCGTGACGTCCGAGGcggtctcaatttttttctctcaaagattaagggatgaaatgGAGATCAATCGATGGAAAGGTTAATTTCTTGTCGATCAGTCTCCCTTTCATCTCTTAATCTTAATTACAATAAGTacggcgatttttttttagtggcAGCGGGACGACTACTGCCGGATTACCGACACAGGTCGTCCGCTGAAACGTTAAATCTGATGGTGGCGCCATCCCTCTGCTGGGCTCACACTATTCGAGGCGTGGGGTCACCGAAACCCGAGATCTGAGCCTCTACTATGGTCGATCCTCTTTGTATACGACAGCTCCTGGAAGTTATCAACTTattattctaattaattatcccGCACATGCCCGATCGTTTGAAAGTCCTTTGCAGGTCTATGATAGACAAGAATTATTGTTTGTTCgatcatcgtttttttttaaatgaatttttccaaaaaatgaaatatttctacggaagttatcatcttttttttttttaatttagccCTAGAATATTGCATGACCGCTCAAACGATCGAGAATCGTTTGCAGGTGATTGATAGATGATCATCAATCCCCTACAGAAcactaattatgaattattgattaaaaatcattttggagTTACTGAGCTCAGCGGTGGCGGAGTAGGGAGGTCGCCATATTGCATCCAACAGCTGACGGTTTGCATTTTGGACAGCCCCCTGACACTCAACCCATCCacgtataaataaaatttccctctTATTGAAGCTGCCACCTGCAGCGCTGCACGTCGTAATGGTAGCGCGCCatcgaattttgaaaaaacataACCTCAATTAATGCGTGGTACATGTGGTGTCCCTAATACTAATAGTCGTAATACCTTCAATCGCTTGAATCTCTTTACTCATTTATTTGATTGGTCTGTAGTTGAGCAGAATTATTGAACTcccgaaaaaattgacaggaCGTCAGATTGTTTTCAGTCAATCGAggtggattgaatatttgtgTTTGATATAGTGAAAAAGTGATGATGTTGAGTGGTTAAGGGCAATTTTGATTGACTTTCACGATGCCTAATGTCTGTGCTGTCAGTGGGTGCACTACGGGCTctaaattatcaaataattcatttattcatctctGAACGCCTGCGGGAATTTTGCGTACGATCAAACGCggagcagaaaaaaatcaatcaagaaaagaaaaaaatggcgaaaCCATCAAAAATATGACAATTCAACGatgtatttatcaataaattatcataCACAAAATAATATCTTGCCATTATTGCCTTGGCCATAATTATCGTGAATGACTCCGAGAAACAACATCGCTGTTTGAACGATGCTGTAATGGCGCGGTCTACCGTTAAGTCGTGTAGCGCCACCTCGATGGCTTCATTAGCGCGGACAGTAGTTTGGCTGAGTGTCAGGGGGCTGATTTTGGATAATAGAAAATTAGAAGCATAGAGAAGAGAGATGTGAATAACATTCTGCTATGCATAAAAGGGACAGCAGCAATCAGCTGTTGAATAGAATGTGGGGCCCCCCATCGTGGCAGTCTCTGCAACGACTTActccaaaatgatttttaagtaATACTTCATAATTGGTGTTCTGTAGAAGATTGATGATCATCTATCAATCACCTGCAAACGATTCTCGATTGTTGGATCGGTCATTAAACATTCTAGggttaaatttaaaaaaaaagatgataacttccgtagaaatatttcatttttttttcaaattcattttaaaaaaacgatgattgatcaaacaataattcttatctATCATAGAcctgcaaaaaataatcccccgaataccacttgaacttcgaaattatctgatatttcccgataggttcccTACagacaaataagcttgtcaagttttccagaaaaatcactcgcgcttcgcgctcgtgatttttaaactggaaaacttgacacgttcatttgtttgcaacgaacctatcgggaaatatccgataatttcggagctcttgtggtattatatgcgataattccTGAGAAATATACAGAAAACATGaagaataagaaaattttggCAGTCACTCCTTAAgagcagataatttttttttgtagatttttttttcagatttatcATGTTTATTCTTCTTAGGttcctcatattttttttaggtttattatttttagtttttttaggttcatattatttttttcaggtttattatttttattcttttcaggtgcataatttttttcaggttttATGCAGTCTTTTTCCATCGTTAGGTTAAACAAATTGATAGTCCTCTAGTTTTAATCatgtttgttttttattaaatgaccagtatttttttttgttacattaGATGTTTCTTAATCCTTATTTAATATATTCCTTAGTagttatattatatttatattattatcgTAATTCTTCATTACagtattataattataaataaaatatcatatAACAGCCATTTTTGTTAAGAAATCTATCTATTACTaccagtcttttttttttgttctttggctccatcttttttttattaataactaATGTAATTGATGAAGGTCAATTTTCTCCCCCCTCTCTGGCCATATCCCCTCCCTCTTTGAGGACCTCTCGGGCCGCGTCCTCTCGCTCCCCCGCCCCTGCCACCATCGTAAAATTGGCCTCTCCTTTGCAATCCTTGTGAGTGGAATTGCCCTCTTCCTCCCCTGCCACTTGGCATTTGTCCTCTGCCTCTGAAGTGCCTCATTGAGACATCTCTCCCTCCTGGATGAATCGCTGCTTCCCCTCTTGTGTTTCCTGCAGTGACGGATTCCTGCATCGTCCGTTGGAGTTTTTTGAATTCCGTCTTCCAGTAGCTGAAACATCGAAATCATTACCATTATTTGTTAGGAAAgcgtggggcaaaatggaacaCAAGGCAGAATTTCACAGTAGGCAAATCTTGTAATTTAAGGGAAATAGGACATTTTTGATGAGAACCCTTTTTGTAGCTTGTaaaattctctacaaaaaaggacCTCATGAACAATGtcctatctcccttagattacCAGATTTGCTTACTGCGAAATTCTGCCCCACGCTCCACTACATATCTAaataaaatatggaaaattttttaaaatatgggGAAAAATACTAACATTGCGTCCCGTTCGGCTTGACGCTTtccacccctttttttttgaccCTTCTCGCTCTCCTTGCTGCTATTCCTCGCCTCTTCGTCGCTTTCGCCATCCGGCTCCTTTTTATCATCTGGCTGTCCTGACTGTTGTCCTTTCAATTGCTCCCTCAACAATTGCAGCTCAGCCCTCATTGCAGCAACCCTGTTTGCTTCAATCTTCTCAGCATTCTGCCTTCCTCGACTGCCCCCGCTTATTGCTTCCTCTATGAACTGTCTTCCTTCCTTGTTTTGCCTCTTCCGTCTTTCTAACTCCCACAACAGTTTCGACCTCGTTGACATCGTTCAGCCTAGttggatttgaaaaaaaaaaagctgaattcgtcttttccttcattttttgacAATTCTTTTTTTCTAGAATTTCCTAACttttagattaatttttttcattatttttcaggttTAGTTGTTTTTTTAGATTGATGATTcggtgaattattttcattttccgatttttcccccAGGTTTGTTAGTTTTTTCACGATAATTTTTACTTTAGGCAAGcgttttattgtttttatagaattttttccacaaaCTCAGAAAATTAAAGGTTATGGCCGCGCACGTGTCTGTCGCACATTTGTAATTATTACAATAATAGAGGAGAAAAATGTATTCTGATTGAATTTGAAGGACTAGGAAATGTAGAagagataaagaaaaattaataaataattattatatattcatttacctgctttttttatttttcccctcacAATTTCACACCACAAAATCACAgacaaataataatgataataatggcTGCAACACGTGGTTCCAATTGCACGCGTTCCTTCAGTCCACCGCCAAGAACTAATGGGATGGGTCTCAAACTCAAATATAGGTACATCCGCAAATaatggtacaggaagtggCAGCCTTTTTCCCCAGCAGTTTCGAAACtgctggggaaaatggccgccacttccCCAGGAGTTTCGAAACtgctggggaaaatggccgccactCCCCAGCAGTTTCGAAACTGCTGGGGAAAATGGCTGCCACTCCCTGTAGTTTCGAAACtgctggggaaaatggccgccacttcGTGTACCATTATTTGCCGATGTACCTATTTTAGACCCATCCAACTAATGCCAACCTAAATTCCCGGACGACGGAATGTAAGGGGGGGCAACACTATAACGAAATGTCcgggttgatttttttttagaacaaTTGAGGAAAAGGGGCGTGGTCTTGCATAATATCGTTTTTTATGCAAAGAGAAATGAAGATTTGGGCATTTTTACATTATAAAAAGCGCGAGAGAATCCTAAAATCTATATGCCATGTTTTTTCCCggaaaaataacagaaataaaaaaaaatgcgcgaAATCATCGAAAACTAAATGTATATAAACCCGCAGCTGTGCCCTGACGTCTTTGCGCATACACATGGCGCAAGCAGCTACTGCGGCTTCTGATATATCGATAAATCACATAGATTTATATTGTGGTTCatttcgtgcgtttcagcgcTAATTTTCGCGCGCGCGGTATGGACCCAGTACTTACTACAGAAAGGTGCCTGCTCACACTCACGGATCGTGAACATGTGAAAAGGTGCTCGTCATATATGATGTATAATTAATCCTCAAAGCTCTGGAGGATTTATTgtaaaggatttttttccggcgacttttagaaaaaaaaccaatGCCAATGGTATATTTTAAGAGTCAATCCTCTAGAGTACCTCATTGGAAAACATGGGTTATACCCAACATAAATAAACATCAATCACGTTGAGAATAATTCACTATTTGCAGCGAGTTATTGTAGGAGATTAACAATCGAAGAAGCACATGAAGCCATGGCTTGTTTaaatattcgtcaaaaaaatgCTATAGAGTTGCCCATTACAATTCGTGAGTTATTGTCAACATGATTCCTGTGTACTCATGTTGACAATAACCCATGTTTTACAATGAGAAACTGTAGGGGCTTCACTCTTGAAATATGAAGTTGACATGGGTTTCTCGTATAGGAGTTGCCACATATGAATGTTTCAAATAGTAAATCCTCTACACTGTAGACGATTTATtgcaatgtattttttttggcAGCTGTTATGGAACAAAACCAATGTCAATGTTATATTCCAAGAGTGAAGCCCCTAGAGTTCATCATTGCTgaatatgaaatataaaattgatatTGGTTTTTCCCTATAACAGTtgccagaaaaaaatacaatggaATAAATCCTCTACAGTGTAGAGGATTTACTATTTAAAACATTCCTATGCGGCAACCTTATTTTTTCCAGCGTCGACTCCAGGAACGGCGAGCTAGAAGAGAGGCTAGTAGGCGATTAGAATATTTTAACAACGATTGAGTCATTGGAACTTAAAAATTATACCCCTGCTTTTCCCTCAACCCAGCAGGGTTTCTCCGCGGGTGACTTTCCCGCTTaacataataattattatcttaATCTAACCAATACAATAAGGGGAGCGTCAGTAGGGTtgacgaaaaaattataactgaCTATAATTTCCGGACTGTACAGATTTATTATAAAGAAAGATTTATTACAAAAGAAAGGAAATACATATTATGCTAACTGTACATTTACGTTTTGAAagagaaagaatgaaaaaacaaaaacaaaaaagaaagTTTGGGGGTCGTCCACCGGATCTTCTTTTACGGGAGGAGCCTGCAGTCGGGACAGGTACGAACGTCCTCCCCCCACCGGCCACAGAAGTAACAACGGCGGGCACCGATGGGGCAAATACTAGCCTGGTGGGCCCCGTTGCACTTCCAGCAACCGGTGAAGATGAGGGGGGAGTGCTTGGGGATGGGGGCCAGTTGGGGGAATCCAGGGGCTCGCCTCACATAGTGGGAATGCTTGGGAGAGGGTTTGGGGGAGCGATTGGCAAAGGGTTTGGGGGATGAAGGGGCAGAGCTGGGAGGGAGGTTTGCCGGTCGAGGGATATAAAGGGACATCAAGGCAGGGATATGTTTGGAGGGTTGATTTTGGGGGGTGTGTGAGGAAGTGGAGGGGGTGTTGAGGCTCATTAGGGAGATTCGTGGGGTGGGAGGACGTCTGAGGGGGGATAGTTGAAGGGGGAAATCAGGGATTTCGGGATCGGAGCCGGTTGGCGACGGGCTCAAGGTCTCGGGGGTTGGTGAGGGGGAGAGTGGGGATCTTTCGGGGGCGACCTCGTCTTCTGACGAGGTGGGTTGGAAGTGGGGATACTCTATGGGGGAGAGCGAGCGAGGGGTGGGGATGTCCAGGGAGGGAACTGGTGAGGGGGGAAGGGAGAGCTCCTCCGAATCTTCCCTGGTTGACGTTTCCGGGGTCTCATATGTGGACGTCTCCAACGTCCTCGTCCTGGGGGGGCTCCTGACCGGTGGGTGGCCATACGTCCGATATCGGTCCGTCTCTATCCGAGCCTGCCTCAACATTTCCTCCATCTCCCACCATTCTTGGGTGTGTGGTGGCGTCTTGGGGGTTACCTCCCCCACTGGGGCACGATACGGCCCTCTCCCGAAGAGGGGAGTCCTTCTCATCCTGAGCATTTTCGGTGATATGTAAAGGGGAGCGGGAGACAAAGGGTCTGAGGTCAGAAATGTGAATTTTGGGGATTCGATTACCATGGGGGTCTTCCAAGTCATACATTATAGGGGAAATTACGTTTAAGACGAGGTAGGGGCCATCGTATTTAGGGGCTAACTTTGCGGTGAAATGGGTAGCGGCATGGGAGAGGGGGCGATGTTTTCGTAGAACCAGGTCTCCGACCGCGAACGCGAGATCTTTCCTTCCGAGGTTATACCGTTCAGCTTGCTTCGCAAAAGCTTCACCCATATATTTTCGAGCTAGATCATAAAAGTAGATCATGCGCTCAACACGCGACTGCCACGGTCCCGGGGGTGACGAGGTTAAGGGTTCAGGTGATTTGGGGGTTGATTCGGCAATAGGACTGGGGGGAGCAGGGATGCGACCCATATTCAGGAAGGCTGGGGAGAGGCCAAGGGAGGAGTGGATTGAGGTGTTGAGGGCGAAGGCAAATTCGGGTAGGAATTGATCCCAATTCCTATGATCTTCTCCCGTGTAAATGCCAAGCATGGGTTTCAGGGATCGATTAACTCGTTCGACAGGGTTGGACTGGGGATGGTAGGGAGGGTGGTTATGTGGGTAATTCCTAATTGGGCTAAGGGTTGGGCCAAGTCTTTTCCTACAAATTCCGTACCATTATCGCTGAGGAAAAACTGCGGTTTTCCCCAGCGCAGGATCACTGTTTCATACAGGatcttccaaatattttttgcagtGGCCTTTCGAAGGGGTTTTAATTCTACATACCGGGTGAAAACGTCCTCAAGGACAAGTATGTAGCGATTCTGGCTACGACTAGAGGGAAAGGGGCCCATAACATCACCCGCGACGGTAGACCAGGGTTCGGTGGTCGTCCGCTCGCGCATTAATCCACGGGGTCCGGTTTGGATCGATTTATATCGCTGACAGGAGGGGCACGCTCGGACATACTTAGCGACATCGCGATAAATACCCGgccaataaaaataagtgGAAACTCTTTGGTACGTTTTATCGATACCTCCATGGGCGGCGTAGGGACTGTCATGGGCATCCTGGATAGTGGCAAGTCTGAGTCCCGGGGGAAGAACGGTCTTCCATCGGTTCAGATCAGGGACTGTCGGGTCAATCTGGGGACAGGGGCGTAAATAGTATAGAACGTCGTCGTCTACTGTCCAGTCAGGATATTTATGGGGATTTTCTTTGACGTCTGTCTTTTTCTTCTGGTACCATCTGTCAGGGGAGGATTGCATTAGGTCAAGGGCGGCTAGGGTATGGGGACAAATACGGGAAAGGGCGTCGGGGACAACATGAAGGGATCCTTTGCGGTGGACTAGGTCAAAGTCATGGGACTGGAGTTCGAGGGCCCAACGGGCTACTCGGCCGGTGGCGTTCTTGAAATTCACTAGCCATTTCAGGCTAGCATGATCAGTGATAACCCTAAATTTACTTCCTTCGAGATAGGggcggaattttctaatagcCCACAGGACTGCGAGGCATTCTCTTTCGGTCACAGTATAATTACGCTCAGCCGGGGTAAGAACTCGGCTGGCGAAATAAATAGGTCGGTCAGAACCAAGGGAAGCTTTATTGTTTAAATGGTCGGAGCCAAATTCGGACTCTTGCGTAAGGACGGCTCCGATGGCAACGTCACTGGCGTCAGTCT
This window contains:
- the LOC135169353 gene encoding uncharacterized protein LOC135169353 produces the protein MSTRSKLLWELERRKRQNKEGRQFIEEAISGGSRGRQNAEKIEANRVAAMRAELQLLREQLKGQQSGQPDDKKEPDGESDEEARNSSKESEKGQKKRGGKRQAERDAIYWKTEFKKLQRTMQESVTAGNTRGEAAIHPGGRDVSMRHFRGRGQMPSGRGGRGQFHSQGLQRRGQFYDGGRGGGARGRGPREDYQFELSHIIPQELRNYRIFPDRFVGTYREISDNFEVQVVFGGLFFAECLMTDPTIENRLQVIDR